One genomic region from Acaryochloris thomasi RCC1774 encodes:
- a CDS encoding SRPBCC family protein — protein MLHFEKSCLVDAPVETVWQFHERPDILNLLTPPWQPVQIVRRQGGLEVGALSEFRLWIGPIPVQWISIHTSCDINQQFTDEQEVGPMSSWKHRHQFEAQGSQTRLTDAIDFEIPGESLAEMLLGEWVKSRLNDMFAYRHQVTQERCI, from the coding sequence ATGCTCCATTTCGAGAAATCTTGCCTAGTTGACGCCCCCGTAGAGACCGTCTGGCAATTTCATGAGCGCCCCGATATTCTTAATTTGTTAACGCCACCCTGGCAGCCCGTTCAGATTGTCCGTCGTCAAGGCGGGCTAGAGGTGGGAGCGCTCTCAGAGTTCCGACTTTGGATTGGGCCTATTCCTGTGCAGTGGATCTCTATTCATACGAGCTGTGATATTAATCAGCAGTTTACCGATGAGCAAGAAGTCGGTCCCATGAGTAGCTGGAAACATCGCCATCAGTTTGAGGCCCAAGGATCACAGACGCGCCTGACAGACGCCATTGACTTTGAAATTCCAGGGGAGTCGCTAGCCGAGATGCTGCTGGGCGAATGGGTGAAGTCCCGACTCAACGATATGTTTGCCTACCGACATCAGGTTACGCAGGAGCGGTGCATTTAG
- the ffh gene encoding signal recognition particle protein: MFEALSESLESAWKSLRGQAKISESNIQEALRDVRRSLLEADANLQVVKDFIEEVRETALGAEVIKGVSPDQQFIKIVNDELIKVMGETNAPLAEANKAPTVILMAGLQGTGKTTATAKLALHLRKQERSALLVATDVYRPAAIDQLVTLGKQINVPVFEIGADANPVEIARQGLAAAREQNVDTVIIDTAGRLQIDPEMMGELATIKKTVKPDEVLLVVDAMTGQEAANLTRTFHEEIGITGAILTKMDGDTRGGAALSIRQISGQPIKFIGVGEKVEALQPFYPERMASRILGMGDVLSLVEKAQEEFDIADAEKMTQKIMEAQFDFSDFLKQMRLLKNMGSLGGVMKMIPGMNKLSSSQLEEGEGKLKQTEAMIGSMTQAERKDPDLLSSSPSRRRRIAKGSGYSLNDVSKLVTDFQRMRTMMQQMGQGQMPGMGGMGGGMNPFGGGMMGGGGQAPGPGWRGQGGGGKKKKKNKKRKGFGTL; this comes from the coding sequence ATGTTTGAGGCCCTCTCCGAAAGTCTAGAATCTGCCTGGAAGTCTCTGCGAGGTCAAGCCAAGATCTCAGAGTCAAATATTCAAGAAGCCCTGCGAGACGTGAGGCGATCGCTTCTCGAAGCTGACGCCAACCTACAGGTAGTCAAAGATTTTATCGAAGAGGTCCGTGAGACAGCCCTGGGCGCAGAAGTGATCAAGGGGGTCAGCCCTGATCAGCAGTTCATCAAAATCGTGAACGATGAGCTGATCAAAGTCATGGGAGAGACCAACGCTCCTCTAGCAGAAGCCAATAAAGCCCCCACCGTCATCTTAATGGCGGGTTTGCAAGGAACCGGTAAAACAACGGCGACCGCTAAGCTAGCCCTCCATCTGCGCAAGCAAGAGCGCTCGGCCCTGCTGGTGGCGACTGATGTTTATCGACCCGCCGCCATTGATCAGCTCGTCACGCTGGGCAAGCAGATCAACGTCCCTGTTTTTGAAATTGGTGCAGATGCCAACCCGGTAGAGATTGCTCGCCAGGGTCTAGCCGCCGCCCGCGAACAGAATGTTGATACCGTGATCATCGACACCGCTGGCCGACTCCAGATTGACCCCGAGATGATGGGTGAGCTAGCCACCATTAAAAAGACGGTGAAACCTGACGAAGTTTTGCTGGTTGTGGACGCGATGACTGGCCAAGAAGCCGCTAACCTAACCCGCACCTTCCACGAAGAGATCGGGATTACCGGCGCGATTCTCACCAAGATGGATGGCGATACGCGAGGGGGAGCAGCGCTATCCATCCGACAGATCTCGGGACAGCCGATCAAGTTTATTGGCGTCGGCGAGAAAGTAGAGGCTCTGCAGCCCTTCTACCCTGAGCGGATGGCCTCGCGCATCTTGGGGATGGGGGATGTCCTCTCCCTTGTCGAAAAAGCTCAGGAAGAATTCGACATTGCCGATGCCGAAAAAATGACCCAAAAGATCATGGAGGCGCAGTTTGACTTCTCTGATTTTCTGAAGCAAATGCGGCTCCTGAAAAATATGGGATCTCTCGGCGGCGTCATGAAAATGATTCCGGGCATGAACAAGCTCTCGTCTTCTCAGCTCGAAGAAGGCGAAGGGAAGCTTAAGCAGACCGAAGCCATGATTGGCTCCATGACGCAGGCAGAGCGCAAGGATCCAGATTTGCTATCTAGCTCCCCCAGCAGGCGACGCCGAATTGCTAAGGGTTCAGGCTACTCACTCAATGACGTCAGTAAGCTGGTCACCGACTTCCAGAGAATGCGGACGATGATGCAGCAGATGGGCCAGGGTCAAATGCCGGGCATGGGGGGCATGGGGGGCGGCATGAACCCGTTTGGCGGCGGCATGATGGGCGGCGGCGGTCAGGCTCCGGGGCCAGGATGGCGGGGCCAAGGTGGCGGTGGCAAAAAGAAAAAGAAGAACAAAAAGCGGAAGGGATTTGGGACGCTATAG
- a CDS encoding PhoH family protein translates to MAETLTISFPTSDSAIAFAGEQEHNIKVLARQTGAQLVLRGQDLLISGTETQVQICQQLITMLSDLWQAEREVTEVDILTARHALNTNQKDNWKDLQKDVLARTRRGEDIRAKTFRQRQYVKAIRTHSLTFGIGPAGTGKTFLAAILAVQALLSNEYERLILTRPAIEAGERLGFLPGDLQEKVNPYLRPLYDALHALVEPERVTSLMERGIIEVAPLAYMRGRTLSHAFVILDEAQNTTPGQMKMMLTRLGNKSRLVVTGDVTQTDLPSHQASGLAVAQRILSNIDGIAFCNLTKADVVRHPLVEKIIDAYERHETTS, encoded by the coding sequence ATGGCTGAAACTCTTACGATTTCGTTCCCGACGTCAGATAGTGCGATCGCATTTGCAGGCGAACAGGAACACAATATCAAAGTGCTGGCCCGGCAGACAGGCGCGCAGCTCGTTCTTCGCGGGCAAGATTTGCTGATCAGCGGCACTGAAACTCAGGTCCAGATTTGCCAGCAGCTGATCACCATGCTCAGCGATCTTTGGCAGGCAGAGCGAGAAGTAACTGAGGTTGATATCCTCACGGCCCGCCACGCTCTCAATACAAACCAGAAAGATAACTGGAAAGATTTGCAGAAAGATGTGCTGGCTCGGACCCGGCGTGGTGAAGACATTCGAGCAAAAACTTTTCGTCAGCGTCAGTATGTTAAAGCCATCCGCACCCATTCTTTGACCTTTGGTATTGGGCCAGCCGGAACGGGTAAAACTTTTTTAGCTGCAATTCTGGCAGTGCAGGCGCTTTTATCCAATGAATATGAGCGCTTAATTCTGACCCGACCGGCCATTGAAGCGGGTGAGCGCTTAGGCTTCCTACCTGGAGATTTGCAAGAAAAGGTCAATCCCTATCTTCGACCGCTCTACGATGCCCTTCATGCTTTGGTGGAGCCAGAGCGCGTGACGAGTCTCATGGAGCGGGGCATTATTGAGGTCGCTCCTTTGGCCTATATGCGAGGTCGGACCCTCAGCCATGCCTTTGTGATTTTAGATGAGGCTCAAAATACCACTCCAGGCCAAATGAAAATGATGCTGACGCGCCTCGGGAACAAGTCACGGCTGGTGGTCACCGGAGATGTCACGCAAACTGACTTACCCAGTCACCAAGCTTCAGGACTGGCTGTGGCTCAAAGAATCCTCTCTAACATTGACGGTATTGCCTTCTGCAACCTGACTAAAGCCGACGTGGTTCGCCATCCTCTTGTAGAAAAGATTATTGATGCCTACGAGCGGCACGAGACCACTTCTTAG
- the rpsP gene encoding 30S ribosomal protein S16: protein MIKLRLKRYGKKRAASYRIVAIDSRSRRDGRPLEELGYYNPIANETRLRVDGIIKRLQQGAQPTDTVRRILEKANVFEQMKAQ, encoded by the coding sequence ATGATCAAACTCAGACTAAAGCGATACGGTAAGAAGCGCGCTGCAAGCTATCGCATTGTGGCGATTGACAGTCGTAGTCGCCGTGATGGCCGTCCCCTTGAAGAGTTGGGCTATTACAACCCCATTGCCAACGAAACGCGACTGCGCGTGGATGGGATTATCAAGCGTCTCCAGCAGGGTGCCCAGCCCACTGACACCGTACGTCGGATTTTAGAAAAAGCTAACGTTTTTGAGCAAATGAAAGCCCAATAG
- a CDS encoding KH domain-containing protein — MTSPQSDYAELVRFLVTPFLEEPDKLSIHCETYANGKIWVRLAFADSDKGHVFGRNGRTIQAMRSVVETAGKLADQSVHLEVFGSQTSQDSRGGGRRSSSRRSGDGPKKPVPKPVKRSEQVSED, encoded by the coding sequence GTGACGAGTCCGCAATCAGACTATGCCGAACTTGTTCGCTTTTTAGTGACGCCGTTCCTAGAAGAGCCAGACAAGCTGAGCATTCACTGTGAGACCTATGCCAACGGCAAAATCTGGGTGCGTCTTGCCTTTGCTGATTCTGATAAGGGTCATGTCTTTGGGCGCAATGGACGGACCATCCAGGCGATGCGCTCCGTGGTAGAAACAGCGGGCAAGCTAGCGGATCAATCTGTCCATCTTGAGGTGTTCGGCAGTCAGACCTCACAGGATTCTCGCGGCGGTGGTCGGCGCAGCAGTAGCCGACGAAGTGGTGATGGTCCCAAAAAGCCAGTGCCGAAACCGGTGAAGCGAAGCGAGCAAGTCTCAGAGGACTAA